The Pararge aegeria chromosome 21, ilParAegt1.1, whole genome shotgun sequence genomic sequence tttactatttgtagtttacaaataaagtgtataaataaaaaaaataaaaaaacgttcaTTTTATTTAGTCTAATCCTCCTCTTCGTCATTGGCGGCGCCGGTGCCCTGGCCCTTGCGCAGGTTCTTCCTCTTGACGCGGCCTGGCCGGCCGCCTCCGAACGGCGACTTGAGCGAGAAGTCAATATGTTTGCCGGAGTCCAGGCGCACGATGAACGACGGGATATTCACCACCTGCTTGCGTACACTGCAATACAAAACAACACAAACATTCAAAGATATTGTACTATGCAACAATAAACTGGGTAACTTTAAAAACCaagataaaagtataaaaatttgtaCTATGTACTAAAGTTGAAAATttccttttatataatataaataactttttgtttTGAAGGAGAacaaaagacgtgccgccaaattgtatatgttgttttattatacttttctttactttttgtggtgtgcaataaaagtttattcattcattcatgtgaAAAGATACTACATCAATGAATAAGTCAGTAGTAAAAAGTAATACATTACCTGAACTGAGCTCAAAATgagcttatttatttcaagacaTTGATCTCAAAACAAGCTTGAGGATCAAGTGGTCTTTaggaaaatattttcaaaaccaGCCCAACTTGAGCCATAAAGAGCAGTCTTCCCGTTACCTGTGTTTGATCATTATTGTATATATGATAAATATGTTCACAAAATATCTAGTCTAcatcttaaataatttttaaaatttctacaaGGTGGAGTAATTATCTGCTAATCTTGAACAGTAGGAAATAGTAATTTTACCAAGGATATGATGGTACAGTCAAATAACTAAATTTTTCTTGTCCATTTGCATTCTGTAATTTACACAAAACAAATGTAGGCAAGCAATCACCCAAAACAGCACAACAGTGTGCAGTCCTAAAATAGAATAGATGAAGATAATTACCGGATATGTCTCTGCCTGATCAAGATACGGGCATGATGGATGGACTTTGCCAGACCAGCCTTGAAGACCTGAGTCTGCAGGCGGCGCTCCAAGAAGTCCTCAATCTTGAGACCCAACACGTAATCGAGTTTCATCTGCTTTTCATCAAGCACGCCAATCCTCACCAGACGACGCAAAAGTGCATTAcctgaaaaatattaagtatagttAATTGTGTAACAGAATTGCTAGTGTAAAAGTTTTTTGGTAAGTACATAATcagaataacatttattttcaacagGGTTTACTCTGACAAGAGGTTTGCCagattttatttcatcatttaATAATGTGTTTGGACCAAGAATAATGGTTTATGGTCATGAGCAAATGGCTTCTATGCCATGCAGTGGAATGTAGAGCtaatctacataattaaatcagaaataagtTGACTGACTGAGAAACCATCACATTGCAGCTGCAAATGTCAGCTATGTATGGTCAAAAAATTGAGGTACACAGCTATCTTGTTGCTAGCATAGCTTAAATGATAAGCAACAATTCTATGCTCTTGTATAACCACAAGCAAAAAATCATACATTAATTTGCAATGATACTTGTGTATTCAAAAATTTTGCTTTGTAAGGAAACAGTCCAACTGTGCCTGTAGTATTAAAAGTGAAATATCTTCTATGAGAATATTTACAGCATAAAATATGCATAATAACATCAATGCACTGAATAAACTATGATAAGTTTACTATAGGAGAGCTTTTAATAGGGTTTCAAATTCACAATTTTACATGTGACATGACGTAGCACTAGCTAGAAACCTAACAAGACAATGAAGCACGACAGTGCACATAGGGTTTTTTCTTACCTTCGAATAGCCTTTTAGGGTCCTTTTCTTCCAGGGTAAGCAATTCACGAGCCGCCTTACGGATCCTCGCTAGTGTATATTTGACTCTCCACACCTCACGCTTGTTCCTTAGTCCATATTCTCCAATGATCTTCAACTCCTGGTCCAAGCGAGCCTTCTCGAAGGGACGACGTGGAGTTACATAAGTCTTTGAGAAGACAGAGGGCACGCGGTTGTTCACCATGATGGCGAGctgatgaaatatatttataacatctCAAAAGATTGCAAATAATTGACAATAGGTTGCGAGATTCAAATAGTTTATAACTATGACACAATCAAAATGTTGTTAGGGTAACCTGTCGTATTAAGTTGTGATATAATCGGTGTTTTCATTACCTCCCCATTAGCAAAAgtatatgattaaaaataaataacatgttaCAGGAAAATGCAATTGTTCTCCGATAATTTTTCCATGCTTATGTTCCTATCTTAATCATTGTTTATgggtattaaatatataaaggtaAATATGACAGATTAGAATAAATTTAGTTCATAACCCTAAAAACCATCGCACGCTTTGTAGACAATGTGactattttaaacatttagattttatatataGTATCATAAAACCTAGCTTTTAAATCAAAACGTCATTCTGTTACTTTTTTTGTTGGGTTTGTCGCCACTAACCGTTGCAAAAGTAAACTACCAGGTGCTGTGGTTATTCACCTGGATTTAGTACATTTGGGAATCTTAGCACGTGGCATTACTCTCGCCTATCGTCCCACACATCACCCTATTGTAGGTTGACATGGTCTACTCAAGGCACAAAAtacaactataattaaaaataggtCTCATCATGATATCAgaggttattttttatgaatcgcTTTCCATCGACGGATTACAAACGTTTTAGTCGGGCTCACTTGCTTtaaccaaaaatatatttaaataaacactctAAATaagtcttatttttatttattgttgtcaTAAAAACCACAAAAATTATAACCAAAGAATTAGTACGTACCTACTGCTAACGCCGCCCGccgaaaaagaataaaattattatatggcAAATCAAAGATGTCAACTATTGTCAACTTGACAGTTATCACCACAGACACCATACAAAGTACCTTAGATTCTTTGTATTGTTTATGGTCAACTTACTCATTctcgattttaatttagttagtaATTGTGTTCTCTTTGGGTTTAGCAATAAATTACAATAGCTGTTTCCCGTGATAAATGGGTGTCGTCGTGATTTTTACAACTCATAGACATAAACTCCTCTCTATTGTCTACGCGTTCTTTGAATTTTCATTTTCTCTTATCCCACATTATATGAGGAGACTCGGGCTTGCTCTTTTGGATTTGCCATATTTTATATGCCTTAAAAGGACGAATGaacattaaccatttttaaattgttttagtcaataatatattaaaaaacaaattcggTTCATTGCCTCTAATAATCTATTCTCTCTTCGATAATGAAGCCGAGAGTGTAATGAGAAATAGTAATGGAGAGGTACCTACCATACGACGATTTTTATCACACTTGCGTGGCCAACAggctttacttttaaatacgttctcAGCAAAAACTGTAAATTTTAGCAGTTTTTAAACCTGATTCTTGCCTCGATTATTGTTCCCGGCGGAGTGTTATCAGTTATTGCTctttgttggttaaaaaaacatctgtaTTACCGGgcttaattaaaaagttacatCTTCATGCATGTAACTAGCAGTGAGGTTCAACTTAAATTAATCGGGACatcatatataaaacaaaagtacGGTAATGTTGAATAAAAAACGCTTGGATTATAAGCCTTATATCGATTAATTAAGGTGCACGTTACTACCAAGTgggatgaaaaatatataatgactGATCGGTTCACATAAAAactcaaatttttaatttac encodes the following:
- the LOC120633317 gene encoding 40S ribosomal protein S9 → MVNNRVPSVFSKTYVTPRRPFEKARLDQELKIIGEYGLRNKREVWRVKYTLARIRKAARELLTLEEKDPKRLFEGNALLRRLVRIGVLDEKQMKLDYVLGLKIEDFLERRLQTQVFKAGLAKSIHHARILIRQRHIRVRKQVVNIPSFIVRLDSGKHIDFSLKSPFGGGRPGRVKRKNLRKGQGTGAANDEEED